A section of the Agrococcus sp. SGAir0287 genome encodes:
- the rplU gene encoding 50S ribosomal protein L21, giving the protein MVYAVVRAGGRQEKVEVGSVLVVDRIAGDQDGTVELAPVLLVDGDTVTSDAKGLAKVTVKAEVVGDLRGPKIVIQKFKNKTGYKKRQGHRQELTRLKVTSIK; this is encoded by the coding sequence GTGGTCTACGCAGTTGTGCGCGCCGGCGGGCGTCAGGAGAAGGTCGAGGTGGGCTCCGTGCTCGTCGTCGACCGCATCGCAGGCGACCAGGACGGCACGGTCGAGCTCGCTCCCGTGCTGCTCGTCGACGGCGACACCGTCACGTCGGACGCGAAGGGCCTCGCGAAGGTCACCGTGAAGGCCGAGGTCGTGGGCGACCTGCGCGGCCCGAAGATCGTGATCCAGAAGTTCAAGAACAAGACCGGCTACAAGAAGCGCCAGGGCCACCGTCAGGAGCTCACGCGCCTCAAGGTCACCTCGATCAAGTAG
- the rpmA gene encoding 50S ribosomal protein L27 has product MAHKKGASSTRNGRDSNAQRLGVKRFGGQVVKAGEILVRQRGTHFHPGAGVGRGGDDTLFALQAGAVEFGQKGGRKVVNVVEVAA; this is encoded by the coding sequence ATGGCACACAAGAAGGGCGCATCGTCCACCCGCAACGGCCGTGACTCGAACGCGCAGCGCCTCGGCGTGAAGCGCTTCGGCGGCCAGGTCGTCAAGGCCGGCGAGATCCTCGTCCGCCAGCGCGGCACGCACTTCCACCCCGGCGCGGGCGTCGGCCGCGGCGGCGACGACACGCTGTTCGCCCTCCAGGCGGGCGCGGTCGAGTTCGGCCAGAAGGGCGGCCGCAAGGTCGTCAACGTGGTCGAGGTCGCGGCGTAG
- a CDS encoding DNA glycosylase AlkZ-like family protein: MATRAATLREIPLVEARRIAVRAQLLDARGLGDLLSVVEHLGFLQANVTDIVMPSAEHVAWSRLGDEIAYADVRRAVEVEQRLFEHLGQPTPIEPLAMSLRPTSLLPELLPAMRSWGDDHPNVAAWVEQNAAFRDRVLDLLHDDGPLPQRAVPDTADWPWDSSGWNANRNVAMLLEFLQCSGVVAVVERIGSERVWDLAERVLPPAEPLDPDVAVTRRHERVLASLGLARPRVVGDVGEPVRVEGTRGEWRLARGATAEGFTGRVAVLSPLDRLIFDRKRMRELFAFDYALEQYTPAARRRWGAFALPVLDGDALVAKVDARRDRDAGVLRVAAIHWDLEPDARLRDAVASELARMAAFLGVGLALP; this comes from the coding sequence ATGGCCACCCGTGCAGCGACGCTCCGCGAGATCCCCCTCGTCGAGGCGCGGCGCATCGCGGTGCGCGCGCAGCTGCTCGACGCCCGCGGGCTCGGCGATCTGCTCTCGGTCGTCGAGCACCTCGGCTTCCTGCAGGCGAACGTCACCGACATCGTGATGCCGTCGGCCGAGCACGTCGCGTGGTCGCGGCTCGGCGACGAGATCGCGTACGCCGACGTGCGGCGTGCCGTGGAGGTCGAGCAGCGACTCTTCGAGCACCTCGGGCAGCCGACGCCCATCGAGCCGCTCGCGATGTCGCTGCGGCCGACGTCGCTGCTGCCGGAGCTGCTCCCGGCGATGCGCTCGTGGGGCGACGACCATCCGAACGTCGCCGCGTGGGTCGAGCAGAACGCCGCCTTCCGCGACCGCGTGCTGGACCTGCTGCACGACGACGGTCCCCTCCCCCAGCGCGCGGTGCCGGACACCGCCGACTGGCCGTGGGACTCGAGCGGCTGGAATGCGAACCGCAACGTCGCGATGCTGCTGGAGTTCCTGCAGTGCTCCGGCGTCGTCGCGGTCGTCGAGCGCATCGGCTCCGAGCGCGTCTGGGACCTCGCGGAGCGCGTGCTGCCGCCCGCCGAGCCGCTCGATCCGGACGTCGCCGTGACGCGCCGCCACGAGCGCGTGCTCGCCTCCCTCGGACTCGCCCGTCCCCGCGTCGTCGGCGACGTCGGCGAGCCCGTGCGGGTCGAGGGCACGCGCGGCGAGTGGCGGCTCGCGCGCGGCGCGACCGCGGAGGGATTCACCGGTCGCGTCGCGGTGCTGTCGCCGCTCGATCGGCTCATCTTCGACCGGAAGCGGATGCGCGAGCTGTTCGCCTTCGACTACGCGCTCGAGCAGTACACGCCTGCCGCGCGGCGGCGGTGGGGCGCGTTCGCCCTGCCGGTCCTCGACGGCGACGCGCTCGTGGCGAAGGTCGACGCGCGGCGCGACCGCGACGCGGGCGTGCTGCGCGTCGCAGCCATCCACTGGGACCTCGAGCCGGATGCGCGACTGCGCGACGCCGTCGCGAGCGAGCTCGCCCGCATGGCGGCCTTCCTCGGCGTGGGGCTCGCGCTGCCGTGA
- the obgE gene encoding GTPase ObgE, producing MATFVDRVTLHLTAGNGGHGCVSVRREKFKPLAGPDGGDGGDGGDIVLVADSQVTTLLEYHRRPHRSSANGGPGMGDHRTGFTGADLVLPVPVGTVVTDADGEPLADLAHPGMRVVVAEGGQGGLGNARLASSKRKAPGFALLGTEGQSHDVQLELKTVADVALVGFPSAGKSSLIAALSAARPKIADYPFTTLHPNLGVVEAGQTRYTIADVPGLIEGASEGKGLGLEFLRHVERCSALLHVIDCATLEPGRDPLSDLDVIVRELGAYPVPEGQTPLLERPQLVALNKVDVPDAAELAAFARADLEERGYRVLEISTVARTGLRELSFALAELVEADRARRAADPEPERIVLRPRAIDDSGFTVRVEGGTHGPLYRIRGAKPERWIQQTDFRNDEAVGYLADRLARLGIEDALAKAGAVPGSMVVIGPGDGMVFDWEPTMTSMAELGDRGTDARLHGPGRQTTAERRAGYHERMDAKQAARDELARERDAGLWVDDEGFEVEVPRGERHADDRAREDAE from the coding sequence ATGGCGACGTTCGTCGACCGCGTCACGCTGCACCTGACGGCGGGCAACGGCGGCCACGGCTGCGTGTCGGTGCGCCGCGAGAAGTTCAAGCCGCTCGCCGGCCCCGACGGCGGGGACGGCGGCGACGGCGGCGACATCGTGCTCGTCGCCGACTCGCAGGTCACGACGCTGCTCGAGTACCACCGGCGTCCGCACCGCTCGAGCGCCAACGGCGGTCCGGGCATGGGCGACCACCGCACGGGGTTCACGGGCGCCGACCTCGTGCTGCCGGTGCCCGTGGGCACGGTCGTGACGGACGCCGACGGCGAGCCGCTCGCGGACCTCGCGCATCCCGGCATGCGCGTCGTCGTCGCCGAGGGCGGCCAGGGAGGCCTCGGCAACGCGCGTCTCGCCTCGTCGAAGCGCAAGGCGCCCGGCTTCGCCCTGCTGGGCACCGAGGGCCAGTCGCACGACGTGCAGCTCGAGCTGAAGACCGTCGCCGACGTCGCCCTCGTGGGCTTCCCCAGCGCGGGCAAGTCGAGCCTCATCGCCGCGCTGAGCGCCGCGCGCCCGAAGATCGCCGACTACCCCTTCACGACGCTGCACCCGAACCTCGGCGTCGTCGAGGCGGGGCAGACGCGCTACACGATCGCCGACGTCCCCGGCCTCATCGAGGGTGCGAGCGAGGGCAAGGGGCTCGGCCTCGAGTTCCTGCGCCACGTCGAGCGCTGCAGCGCCCTGCTGCACGTCATCGACTGCGCGACGCTCGAGCCGGGCCGCGACCCGCTGAGCGACCTCGACGTCATCGTCCGCGAGCTCGGCGCCTACCCGGTGCCCGAGGGACAGACCCCGCTGCTCGAGCGGCCGCAGCTCGTCGCCCTCAACAAGGTCGACGTGCCGGACGCCGCCGAGCTCGCCGCGTTCGCGCGCGCCGACCTCGAGGAGCGCGGCTACCGCGTGCTCGAGATCTCGACCGTCGCGCGCACGGGGCTCCGCGAGCTCTCCTTCGCGCTCGCGGAGCTCGTGGAGGCCGACCGTGCGCGCCGCGCCGCCGACCCGGAGCCCGAGCGCATCGTGCTGCGCCCGCGCGCCATCGACGACTCCGGCTTCACGGTGCGCGTCGAGGGCGGCACGCACGGGCCGCTCTACCGCATCCGCGGCGCGAAGCCCGAGCGCTGGATCCAGCAGACCGACTTCCGCAACGACGAGGCCGTCGGCTACCTCGCCGACCGGCTCGCGCGCCTCGGCATCGAGGACGCCCTCGCCAAGGCGGGTGCCGTGCCCGGTTCGATGGTCGTCATCGGTCCCGGCGACGGCATGGTCTTCGACTGGGAGCCGACGATGACGTCGATGGCCGAGCTCGGCGATCGCGGCACCGACGCGAGGCTCCACGGACCGGGGCGGCAGACGACCGCCGAGCGCCGCGCCGGCTACCACGAGCGCATGGACGCGAAGCAGGCCGCGCGCGACGAGCTCGCCCGCGAGCGCGACGCGGGCCTGTGGGTCGACGACGAGGGCTTCGAGGTCGAGGTGCCTCGCGGCGAGCGTCATGCCGACGACCGGGCGCGGGAGGACGCGGAGTGA